In Piliocolobus tephrosceles isolate RC106 chromosome 12, ASM277652v3, whole genome shotgun sequence, one DNA window encodes the following:
- the MAGEA10 gene encoding melanoma-associated antigen 10 isoform X2, translating to MPRAPKRQRCMPEEDLQSQSETQGLEGAQAPPAVEEDASSSTSTSSSFPFSFPSSFSSSCYPLIPSTPEEVSADEGTADPPQSAQIACSSPSVIASLPLDQSDEGSSSQKEESPSTLEALPDNESLPRSEIDEKVTDLVEFLLFKYQTKEPITKAEILESVIKNYEEHFPVIFSEASKCMLLVFGIDVEELDPTGHSFVLVTSLGLTYDGMLSDVQSMPKTGILILILSIIFIEDYCTPEEVIWEALNMMGLYDGMEHFIYGEPRKLLTQDWVQENYLEYRQVPGSDPARYEFLWGPRAHAEIRKMSLLKFLAKVNGSDPRSFPLWYEEALKDEEERAQARIATTDDTTAMASASSSTTGSFSYPE from the coding sequence ATGCCTCGAGCTCCAAAGCGTCAGCGCTGCATGCCTGAAGAAGACCTTCAATCCCAAAGTGAGACACAGGGCCTCGAGGGTGCACAGGCTCCCCCAGCTGTGGAGGAGGATGCTTCATCATCCACTTCCACCAGCTCctcttttccattctcttttccctcctccttctcctcctcctgctatCCTCTAATACCAAGCACCCCAGAAGAAGTTTCTGCTGATGAAGGGACAGCAGATCCTCCCCAGAGTGCTCAGATAGCCTGCTCCTCTCCCTCGGTCATTGCCTCCCTTCCATTAGACCAATCTGATGAGGGCTCCAGCAGCCAAAAGGAGGAGAGTCCAAGCACCCTAGAGGCCCTGCCAGACAATGAGTCTTTACCCAGAAGTGAGATAGATGAAAAGGTGACTGATTTGGTGGAGTTCCTGCTCTTCAAGTATCAAACAAAGGAGCCAATCACAAAGGCAGAAATACTGGAGAGTGtcataaaaaattatgaagaacaCTTCCCTGTGATATTCAGTGAAGCCTCCAAGTGCATGCTGCTGGTCTTTGGCATTGATGTAGAGGAATTGGACCCCACTGGCCACTCCTTTGTCCTTgtcacctccctgggcctcacctATGATGGGATGCTGAGTGATGTCCAGAGCATGCCCAAGACTGGCATTCTCATACTTATCCTAAGCATAATCTTCATAGAGGACTACTGCACCCCTGAGGAGGTCATCtgggaagcactaaatatgatgGGACTGTATGATGGGATGGAACACTTCATTTATGGGGAGCCCAGAAAGCTGCTCACCCAAGATTGGGTGCAGGAAAACTACCTGGAATACCGGCAGGTGCCTGGCAGTGATCCTGCAAGGTATGAGTTCCTGTGGGGTCCAAGGGCCCATGCTGAAATTAGGAAGATGAGTCTCCTGAAATTTTTGGCCAAGGTAAATGGGAGTGATCCCAGATCCTTCCCACTGTGGTATGAGGAGGCTTTGAAAGATGAGGAAGAGAGAGCCCAGGCCAGAATTGCCACCACAGATGATACTACTGCCATGGCCAGTGCAAGTTCTAGTACTACAGGCAGCTTCTCCTACCCTGAATAA
- the MAGEA10 gene encoding melanoma-associated antigen 10 isoform X1 has translation MCTKGPTCSRTKWTPLHQLQLPYCQSWSLGLCWLHPEGAISPFLRLSGDRETKRSRAVGHHRAALKEKTCLWVPIAQLLPTLPPATLIRVIMPRAPKRQRCMPEEDLQSQSETQGLEGAQAPPAVEEDASSSTSTSSSFPFSFPSSFSSSCYPLIPSTPEEVSADEGTADPPQSAQIACSSPSVIASLPLDQSDEGSSSQKEESPSTLEALPDNESLPRSEIDEKVTDLVEFLLFKYQTKEPITKAEILESVIKNYEEHFPVIFSEASKCMLLVFGIDVEELDPTGHSFVLVTSLGLTYDGMLSDVQSMPKTGILILILSIIFIEDYCTPEEVIWEALNMMGLYDGMEHFIYGEPRKLLTQDWVQENYLEYRQVPGSDPARYEFLWGPRAHAEIRKMSLLKFLAKVNGSDPRSFPLWYEEALKDEEERAQARIATTDDTTAMASASSSTTGSFSYPE, from the exons ATGTGTACCAAGGGCCCCACCTGCTCCAGGACAAAGTGGACCCCACTGCATCAGCTCCAGCTACCCTACTGTCAGTCCTGGAGCCTTGGCCTCTGCTGGCTACATCCTGAGGGAGCCATCTCTCCCTTCCTCAGGTTATCAGGGGACAGGGAGACCAAGAGGTCAAGAGCTGTGGGACACCACAGAGCAGCACTGAAAGAGAAGACCT gcTTGTGGGTCCCCATCGCCCAACTCCTGCCCACTCTCCCACCTGCTACTCTGATCAGAGTCATCATGCCTCGAGCTCCAAAGCGTCAGCGCTGCATGCCTGAAGAAGACCTTCAATCCCAAAGTGAGACACAGGGCCTCGAGGGTGCACAGGCTCCCCCAGCTGTGGAGGAGGATGCTTCATCATCCACTTCCACCAGCTCctcttttccattctcttttccctcctccttctcctcctcctgctatCCTCTAATACCAAGCACCCCAGAAGAAGTTTCTGCTGATGAAGGGACAGCAGATCCTCCCCAGAGTGCTCAGATAGCCTGCTCCTCTCCCTCGGTCATTGCCTCCCTTCCATTAGACCAATCTGATGAGGGCTCCAGCAGCCAAAAGGAGGAGAGTCCAAGCACCCTAGAGGCCCTGCCAGACAATGAGTCTTTACCCAGAAGTGAGATAGATGAAAAGGTGACTGATTTGGTGGAGTTCCTGCTCTTCAAGTATCAAACAAAGGAGCCAATCACAAAGGCAGAAATACTGGAGAGTGtcataaaaaattatgaagaacaCTTCCCTGTGATATTCAGTGAAGCCTCCAAGTGCATGCTGCTGGTCTTTGGCATTGATGTAGAGGAATTGGACCCCACTGGCCACTCCTTTGTCCTTgtcacctccctgggcctcacctATGATGGGATGCTGAGTGATGTCCAGAGCATGCCCAAGACTGGCATTCTCATACTTATCCTAAGCATAATCTTCATAGAGGACTACTGCACCCCTGAGGAGGTCATCtgggaagcactaaatatgatgGGACTGTATGATGGGATGGAACACTTCATTTATGGGGAGCCCAGAAAGCTGCTCACCCAAGATTGGGTGCAGGAAAACTACCTGGAATACCGGCAGGTGCCTGGCAGTGATCCTGCAAGGTATGAGTTCCTGTGGGGTCCAAGGGCCCATGCTGAAATTAGGAAGATGAGTCTCCTGAAATTTTTGGCCAAGGTAAATGGGAGTGATCCCAGATCCTTCCCACTGTGGTATGAGGAGGCTTTGAAAGATGAGGAAGAGAGAGCCCAGGCCAGAATTGCCACCACAGATGATACTACTGCCATGGCCAGTGCAAGTTCTAGTACTACAGGCAGCTTCTCCTACCCTGAATAA